The Nocardia sp. BMG51109 nucleotide sequence GGCAAAGCAATCCGACGAGGTGCCCGCCGACGCCGGGGATCGCTCCGGGAACGGTGCGCAGCGAGCCGGGAGCGGGGAGCAGACCTCGCGCGGTCCCGGAGACACCCGTACCCCGGCCACCTCCGAAGCCGCGGCCGCCGAACCGCCGGCGCCCGCGCGGGACGAAGCCGCCGACGGTTCCGGAGCCACCTCCGACCACGGCGATACGGTGCACGGCCGTGGCCGCGCCGCGGACGCCGCGCCGCGGCGGGGCCGGGCCGAGCGCCGCGGGCGGCGGGGACGGCACCACCGCGAGGTCGTGGTGGGCGATCTGGTGCTGACCGCGGTGGGCCGGGAGATGGCGCAGATTCCGGTCGATCCGCGGATGGCGCGAATGCTGGTGCAGGCCAACCGCAATGGCTGCCTGCCCGAGGTGCTGGTGATCGTGGCGGCGCTGTCGATCCAGGACGTGCGCGAGCGGCCGGCCGAGTTCCGGCAGGCCGCCGACGCCAAGCACGCCCGGTTCGCCGTACCGGGCTCGGACTTCCTCGCCTACCTGCGGCTGTGGGACTACCTGCGCGGGCAGCGGAATGCCTTGTCGTCCAACCAGTTCCGGCGGATGTGCCGCGACGAGTTCCTGCACTACCTGCGCATCCGGGAATGGCAGGACCTGCAGGGGCAGTTGCGCACCATCACCAAGGGCCTGGGCTGGGACAGCGACGCGCGGCTCGCGGCGGTGGACGAGCAGCAGGTGCTGGACCCGGCGGCCGAGCTGCCCTGGGATTCCACGGCCGTACATCAGGCGCTGCTGGCGGGCATGCTGTCGCACATCGGCGTCCGGGAGGCCGAGACGCGGGAGTTCCTCGGCGCGCGCAACACCAAGTTCATGGTCTTCCCCGGTTCGGCCCTGGCCAAGAAGCCACCGCGCTGGGTGATGGCCGCCGAGCTGGTGGAGACCTCGCGGCTGTGGGGCCGCATCGCCGGGCGCATCGAGCCGGAATGGGCCGAGCGGCTGGCGGGCGATCTGGTGAAACGCGCCCACTCCGAACCACATTGGTCGTCCAAGCGGGGCGCCGCCATGGCCTACGAGCGGGTCACGCTCTACGGCCTGCCGCTGGTGGCGCGGCGCCGCGTCGATTTCGGCCGGATCGATCCGCAGCTGTCGCGCGAGCTGTTCATCCGGCACGCGCTGGTCCAGGGCGAGTGGCAGACCCGGCACGAGTTCTTCCACCGCAACCGGGAGCTGATCGACGACGTCGCGGATCTGGAGAACCGGGCCCGCCGCCGCGACATCCTCGTCGACGACCAGGTGCTGTTCGAGTTCTACGATCGGCGCATCCCTGCCGACGTGGTCTCGGTGCGGCACTTCGACAGCTGGTGGCGTCGGGCGGAACGGGAAGACCCGGCGCTGCTGGACTTTTCGACGTCGACCGTCGTGAACGAGGAGGCGGCGCGGCTCGACCCGGCCGCGTTTCCGGACAGCTGGCGCCAGGGCGAGCTGTCCCTCGCACTGACCTATCAGTTCGAACCCGGCCAAGCCGATGACGGTGTCACCGTGCACATTCCGGTCGCGCAGCTGGCGCATGTGCGGGCGGTCGGATTCGACTGGCTGGTGCCCGGTATGCGCGAGGAGCTGACGGCCGCCCTGATCAAGACGCTGCCGAAACACCTGCGGCGCAGCGTCGTACCGGCGCCCGACTTCGCCCGGGCGGCGCTGGCACGGCTCACCCCGCGGGCCGAACCGCTGCGCACCGGACTGGCGCGGGAGCTGTCGCGGCTCGGCTCGACGACGATCAATCCGGCCGACCTGGACCCGGCCGCACTGCCCGATCATCTGCGCATGACGTTCGCCGCGACCGGCCCCGACGGCACGGTGATCGAGCGCGGCAAGAGCCTGGCCGCCTTGAAAACCGCCCTGGCCGAGCAGGTGTCGAAATCTGTGTCGCGGGCCACGGCCGCCGCCGAGCGGGCCCCGGCGACGGTGTGGACCTCGGAATCACTGGGCACGCTCCCGCCGACGGTGCGCCGCGAGGTGGGCGGACAGACCATCACCGGTTATCCGGCGCTCGTCCCGGAGAGTGACGGGGTGGCCGTCCGGGTGTTGTCGTCACAGGCCCAGCAGGCGGCGGCGATGCGGGCCGGCACCCGCGCCCTGGTGCTGGGCGAGTTGCCGTCCTCGACGCGCGCGGTGACCGCCGGCCTGTCCCCCGCCGACCGCCTGGCCCTCAGCCAGAATCCGTACGGCTCGCTGGACGCGCTGATCGAGGACTGCCGCACCTGCGCCGCCGACGAGCTGATCGCCGCCCACGGCGGGCCGGTCCGCAGTCCCGAGCGGTTCCGGGAGCTGGTGGACACGATCCGGCCGCGGTTCTCGGAGACCGTCGCCCGGATCGTGCGGCTGGTGGTGCCGGTGCTCGCCGAGGCCCACCGGGTGCGCACCGCGCTGCCGGGCACCACCGATCCCGATATCGCCGACGACGTCACCCATCAGCTCGACGAGTTGGTCTTCCCCGGGTTCGTCCGGGAGTTCGGCAGCACCCGCCTGCGCGAACTGCCCCGCTATCTGCGGGCCGCCGTGCTGCGCCTGGAGGCGCTGCCCTCCTCCGCCGATCGTGATCGCCGCGGCATGGCCGAACTCGATCGCGTGCACGCCGCCTATCAGCGGCTGCTCGACGCCCTGCCGCCCGCGCGCCGCACCTCCCCCGAGATCACCGAAATCTGGTGGATGACAGAGGAATTGCGGGTCAGCCTGTTCGCCCAGCAGCTCGGCACGCCGCATCCGGTGTCGGCCAAGCGAATCGAGAAGACGATCGCCGCGGTGCGCTCGGCGCCCGCCCGCACCGCACGCCGCTGAGCGGGAACGGTCAGTCCGCGTGGGCACCCACGGCGTTCTCCGCGCGACGGTGGCGCAGATCGGCGATCTCGCGTTCGAAATCCTCTGCGGAGCTGAAGGATCGGTACACCGACGCGAACCGCAGATAGGCCACCTCGTCCAGGTCGCGCAGCGGGCCCAGGATGGCCAGGCCCACCTCGTGGCTGGGCACCTCCGGCGAACCC carries:
- the hrpA gene encoding ATP-dependent RNA helicase HrpA, coding for MSRTAALPRELRTRLADLSIRDEHRLRRRLDKARGGDLGTLEAEISTAEQRIAARRAAVPAIGFPEQLPVSARRDDIAAAIAAHQVVVVAGETGSGKTTQIPKICLELGRGIRGTIGHTQPRRLAARTVAERIAEELGTELGDVVGYTVRFTDQASERTLVKLMTDGILLAEIQRDRLLRRYDTIIIDEAHERSLNIDFLLGYLKRLLPERPDLKVIITSATIDPELFARHFADEEGTPAPIVEVSGRSYPVEVRYRPLALEVPAADEDEAPNGDEAPDEDDDPRIVDRDPVDAIGDAVTELLAEGDGDVLVFLSGEREIRDTADALRDLRLPRTEIVPLYARLSAAEQHRVFEPHTGRRVVLATNVAETSLTVPGIRYVVDPGTARISRYSLRTKVQRLPIEPISQASARQRSGRCGRVADGICIRLYSEDDYDARPRFTEPEILRTNLAAVILQMAALGLGDIESFPFVEPPDSRAIRDGIALLEELGALARRPDAAKQSDEVPADAGDRSGNGAQRAGSGEQTSRGPGDTRTPATSEAAAAEPPAPARDEAADGSGATSDHGDTVHGRGRAADAAPRRGRAERRGRRGRHHREVVVGDLVLTAVGREMAQIPVDPRMARMLVQANRNGCLPEVLVIVAALSIQDVRERPAEFRQAADAKHARFAVPGSDFLAYLRLWDYLRGQRNALSSNQFRRMCRDEFLHYLRIREWQDLQGQLRTITKGLGWDSDARLAAVDEQQVLDPAAELPWDSTAVHQALLAGMLSHIGVREAETREFLGARNTKFMVFPGSALAKKPPRWVMAAELVETSRLWGRIAGRIEPEWAERLAGDLVKRAHSEPHWSSKRGAAMAYERVTLYGLPLVARRRVDFGRIDPQLSRELFIRHALVQGEWQTRHEFFHRNRELIDDVADLENRARRRDILVDDQVLFEFYDRRIPADVVSVRHFDSWWRRAEREDPALLDFSTSTVVNEEAARLDPAAFPDSWRQGELSLALTYQFEPGQADDGVTVHIPVAQLAHVRAVGFDWLVPGMREELTAALIKTLPKHLRRSVVPAPDFARAALARLTPRAEPLRTGLARELSRLGSTTINPADLDPAALPDHLRMTFAATGPDGTVIERGKSLAALKTALAEQVSKSVSRATAAAERAPATVWTSESLGTLPPTVRREVGGQTITGYPALVPESDGVAVRVLSSQAQQAAAMRAGTRALVLGELPSSTRAVTAGLSPADRLALSQNPYGSLDALIEDCRTCAADELIAAHGGPVRSPERFRELVDTIRPRFSETVARIVRLVVPVLAEAHRVRTALPGTTDPDIADDVTHQLDELVFPGFVREFGSTRLRELPRYLRAAVLRLEALPSSADRDRRGMAELDRVHAAYQRLLDALPPARRTSPEITEIWWMTEELRVSLFAQQLGTPHPVSAKRIEKTIAAVRSAPARTARR